A region of Ornithodoros turicata isolate Travis chromosome 5, ASM3712646v1, whole genome shotgun sequence DNA encodes the following proteins:
- the LOC135395776 gene encoding uncharacterized protein LOC135395776, producing the protein MALVANIENAFLQISLAERDRDALRFLWYVTTPKIGQPLSATEVLRMTREPFGAACSPFLLAATIRYHFRMISDKYPDTCRLLSESFYVDDLATSVSTVQEAKRLWKESVDILEDCGMRLRKWRTNDELLRGMFRDLYNGDDSIRQTETKVLGPIWDTDSDALRISLKSVLEFLHTAHDTKRTVLEATVRVFDPLGFLAPFAITAKVMFQRLWQKGILWGEVLQPDILEDWHTWCRELPKANDLCIPRGIKYTGPPRHQTLHVFCDASPQAYGAVIYVRSIQESSLCTVRLVGAKSRVASLKTVSLPRPELLGALLEARLLYYITKCFGTNLSTTLWTDSTILINWIKGDTNRYKPFVATRTTEIQNRTNPSDWRHCPGKENPADLLTRGISIDSLQNRADWWEGPLWLHEDEAYWPRHMELIGFQDEEVNATVVLSAPSVSTCPVLELAIFSSLNKVIRTTALIYRFFSNSSQGENKIAGPLTASEIEQAEKYWIRQVQAESFHDELRAISSSQPVKPTSKLRDFHLFLDEAGLLRLKGQLQRSEENEEGVKMDPPRPTSSEEGVAQLSVVQTTACTTSSPSDSSTPTGENNQIASIRAMSYISDDKHRSQSQYQPTKQLNPHLVPQRASNHRQAQSKTPPLRKQRPANARVSSRSSGQLRNFRQAGVHDHDCEGARGMYMDSSRHTIVPDHAPPLGTATDSHIYDV; encoded by the exons ATGGCTCTGGTCGCCAAcattgaaaatgctttcttgCAAATCAGCTTAGCTGAACGGGATCGTGACGCGTTGCGGTTTCTGTGGTACGTGACAACACCGAAGATAGGACAACCTCTTTCCGCGACCGAAGTTCTAAGGATGACTCGGGAGCCATTCGGGGCGGCTTGTAGCCCATTTCTTCTCGCCGCAACCATACGCTATCACTTCCGGATGATATCTGATAAGTACCCGGACACCTGCAGGCTCCTGTCCGAGAGTTTTTACGTCGACGATTTGGCAACCAGTGTCAGCACAGTTCAAGAGGCGAAACGTCTTTGGAAAGAATCGGTTGACATTCTTGAAGACTGCGGCATGCGACTTCGGAAATGGAGAACAAATGATGAACTGTTACGTGGAATGTTTCGGGACCTATATAACGGTGACGACTCTATCCGACAGACCGAGACAAAGGTACTGGGTCCTATTTGGGACACTGACTCAGACGCTCTACGGATATCTTTAAAATCCGTGCTGGAATTCTTACACACCGCGCATGATACCAAACGAACAGTACTTGAGGCCACAGTGCGGGTCTTCGATCCACTCGGATTTCTAGCACCGTTTGCTATCACAGCGAAGGTCATGTTCCAGAGACTTTGGCAGAAGGGAATACTTTGGGGCGAAGTTCTCCAACCTGACATACTCGAAGACTGGCACACTTGGTGTCGCGAGCTTCCCAAAGCCAACGATTTGTGCATTCCCAGAGGAATAAAGTACACGGGGCCACCCCGACATCAAACGCTTCATGTATTCTGCGACGCTAGCCCGCAAGCTTACGGAGCCGTCATCTACGTCAGATCAATACAGGAAAGCAGCCTGTGCACAGTTCGTTTAGTCGGTGCAAAGTCTAGAGTTGCTTCTTTGAAGACGGTTTCGCTCCCACGCCCGGAACTGCTGGGGGCATTATTGGAAGCACGACTCCTGTACTACATTACCAAATGCTTTGGTACAAACCTGTCGACTACATTGTGGACGGATTCAACGATTCTCATCAACTGGATCAAAGGTGACACGAATCGGTACAAGCCATTTGTTGCCACCAGGACCACAGAGATACAGAACCGCACGAACCCATCGGACTGGCGACACTGCCCTGGTAAAGAAAATCCGGCCGATCTCCTGACACGGGGAATTTCGATTGACTCGCTCCAAAATCGAGCCGATTGGTGGGAAGGGCCGCTGTGGCTGCATGAGGACGAGGCTTACTGGCCTCGACACATGGAATTGATAGGATTCCAAGACGAGGAAGTTAACGCAACTGTCGTGCTGTCAGCTCCATCAGTATCAACCTGTCCCGTTCTGGAACTGGCAATCTTCTCTTCCCTGAACAAGGTTATCCGGACTACAGCATTGATTTATAGATTTTTCTCCAACTCGAGTCaaggggaaaacaaaatagCGGGCCCTCTCACAGCATCGGAAATTGAGCAAGCAGAAAAGTACTGGATACGACAAGTACAAGCGGAATCGTTCCACGATGAACTTCGAGCAATTTCTTCATCACAACCAGTCAAACCAACTTCAAAGCTGAGAGATTTTCACTTGTTTTTGGATGAAGCTGGGCTTCTGCGTCTTAAAGGACAACTGCAACGCAgcgaagaaaatgaagaa GGAGTCAAAATGGATCCTCCAAGGCCGACAAGCAGTGAAGAGGGCGTTGCACAACTATCAGTGGTGCAAACGACAGCGTGCACGACCAGTAGTCCAAGCGACAGCTCCACTCCCACCGGAGAGAATAACCAGATCGCATCCATTCGAG CAATGTCGTACATATCGGACGACAAGCACCGGAGCCAAAGTCAGTACCAACCCACGAAGCAGCTCAACCCACACCTCGTTCCTCAAAGGGCGTCGAATCATCGCCAAGCCCAAAGCAAGactccccccctcagaaaaCAGAGGCCCGCCAACGCCCGGGTATCATCTCGAAGCTCTGGCCAGCTTCGCAACTTTCGTCAAGCTGGCGTTCATGATCATGACTGTGAGGGAGCTCGTGGGATGTACATGGATTCCAGCAGGCATACGATTGTTCCTGACCACGCTCCTCCTCTTGGAACAGCCACTGACAGCCATATCTACGACGTATAA